The region GCGGCGGAGAGCCGGTCGTCCTTCACAGGGGGACGGCTTCTCGAAGCACCCGGTCGCGAATGTACCAGTGGAGCGCGCCCTCGGTGAGCACGTCGACCCGGCGCCCCAAGCACTCCTCGAGGTCGGCGACCAGCCCGGCGGGGAAGAACGTGCTGCGCTCCGAGCCCACGTCCACGAGCAGGTCGATGTCGCTGTCCGCTCGCGCGTCCCCGCGGGCGACCGAGCCGGACACGCGGACGTTCCGTGCTCCATGGTGGGCGGCGATCCGCAGAATGTCGATCCGCCGCTCCCCCAGGATCTCCTCGATGCCCACCGTCCCCTCCGCCTTCCGCCACCGCCGCGGCGGCTTCCTGAGGATGGATCTTACCAGCACCGGAGGTGCCGGGGAATCCGCAAGTCGCTCCGCG is a window of Candidatus Rokuibacteriota bacterium DNA encoding:
- a CDS encoding nucleotidyltransferase family protein, producing MGIEEILGERRIDILRIAAHHGARNVRVSGSVARGDARADSDIDLLVDVGSERSTFFPAGLVADLEECLGRRVDVLTEGALHWYIRDRVLREAVPL